The genomic DNA AATGGAAATAATTCGGGAAGTCGATATGGGGGGAGAAACGGGAATTGTGTGGCGTGATCGGAACTGGGAGATGAAGGATCAGGATTTATCCATAGATGGCTTTTTCAAGAGACATTCAGAGGATACAGTTAAAGCCATCATTTCAAAGAAAACAGGAAAAGTCAGAAGTTTTATGTGGTTCAATGAACGAAGTGGCGATCTCAAGCTTACTCATGAAGAATGTTTACAAAAGGCTACTGACTTTCTTCAAATGATTCTTCCAGATTATCATAAGTATCACTAGTGTTGCATAAATAATTTCGTAATTTTCAGTTTAATTATATTCTCTATTTAGAGCCAAAAAAGTAAATACCCAACAAAGGTGGCTCCATCCATTTGGAAATTTATTTACAATTAGACCTGTGTGACGACGACAACTTTCTTATCAAGGAATGGCTTTTCCTTCAATTTTTCGGAGCCAAATATGGGCTGGTTTCCAAAGGGCAGCCCGTAGATAACGGCTAATTTTTAAGGTTTTTCGCTTACTATTTGTCTCAAGTTGAACAAGAACATGTAGGCAAAAAACGATAAGTGCGATAAACACTTGATTTTGAATGGCCCATTCGCTTTGTCCGTAGAACTTTTTGATGCTAAGGTGCTGTTTGATCCATTTAAAAAACAACTCAATGGCCCACCTTGATTTATACATCTCTGAAATTTCTTCAGCGTTCAAATCAAAGCGATTGGTGATTAAATGGAGTTCATTTCCTTTGGAATCAAGCACTTTTAGAAGGCGAAAGTAATTTTCAGCACGGTTTTGGGTTGTACCAATCAGGACCATTTGATCTGATAAAACAGCGGAATCCTCGGGTAGTTTAAAATCATAAACCTCCCGTATAACGGCGTTTTTTCTTAGCCTTGATAGAAAAAAGTAACCATCATCTGTCATGCGATCAAAGCGCTCGTAGTCTAGATAGCCACGGTCAAACACATACATGCATTCCTTGTCATCGACCATGATTTCAAGTTGACCACGATCATGTTCGTTTGCCGTTGTTATGACTGCTTTTTCGGGATAGGACGCACCTTTTTCCATAAACACAAGGCGTAGATGCAACTTCACACCGGCTTTTGTCTTACGGAACTTTGCCCATTTATGATTGGTCAAATTAAGTGGCAATGTGCTTGAATCAATGATTTTTAACGGCATGACCAGTTTCGTATAGTGTGTCTTGGCATGAATTTGTACGACCAAATCAAGGAAAAGCCTTTGAAATAGATCTGGGTTCATGCCATTTAATCGCCGTGACAGCTGAGAAATACTGATCGAATCAAGGTCAATCCCTTTTTGAAGTTGGTCATCGAATAGACAATCACCTAGCGCATGCAGGCTTTCGATTTCTTCTAGCTGGGCAAAAAGTAGTAATTTTAGGAAAGACTCTGTCGTTAATTTTTTCGTATAGTAATCTAATTTCATCGTTTTCACCTGTTCTTCAAATAATTGAATATTAATTGGTGAAAACCATTGTCCAAATGAAGTTTTTCGTGTAATCTTGTCCATGAGATGTGTCCTTTTTAGTGGATTTGGACGGGTTACCACCTGACTTATCCATTATAAAGGACTTTTTCTTTGCACAATATAATAAAGTTGAACATTTTGAGTATTTTTAATAGTGAAATTAAATTAATGCAACACTAGTGCATAAGTATCTACAATTAATTGTTCGAGAGAATGAAGATGAAGTGGACGATACTAGAAAAAATGAAGCATTTTCTTTCCGTATACATAACGGCAATGGCATACCCGTTCAGTTAGAAATAGTAATCGTTGCAGTTAATCGTGAAACAGGACAAATTGATCATTATAGCGGGCCAAGTTTTGATATGGAACAATTGAGCCAAATCCCTACAGAACCAGCGATTTCAAAAAAAGAAGCGAGAAAAATATTTTTCAGTCACTTAGACTTTGAATTAGCTTGGAACAAAGATTATGACGAAGAAACAGAATCCCATATTCTTGTCTATCAAGCGTGTGATAGGTTTACCAGAACTCCCATCCGGTACATTGATGCCATGACTGGGGCCGTTATTACTGCAAAAGATAAGTAGGATGTGATGATCTTAAATTGGATTTGTTCAGAAAGTACAAGTAACTAACCCCATCCTACAACCTTGGTATCCACTTTTCTAAGCAAATGGTTGGATTAACCAAAGGGTAATCTCCATTTCTTATTATTGTCTACCCTTTTAAACTCAATAAGAAATGAAACTTAAGATAATGCAAAACGTATATTAAAAATAGGGGGGACACGGTTACTATAAAGGAGGCGGTTAAACTGGTACCGATTATTTTATCTATAATACTAATAATCGCTCTTGTCTTTTCAATATCTGTTGTTGTAAAAAAAAGAAAGAAAGCGGGCATTACAGGAATAAAAAGTGCTCTGACTTCAATTTGTTTTTTTCTTATTGCCATAACAAACCTATTAGCTTACTGGTTTAATTTTATGGGGCTATTAAATTGGTCTATTACTGTTGTTTTGTTGATTTTAGGTGCTTATTTTACAAAGTATATGCCAATATCAGAAGGGTGACTTTAATTTAGGAAAGATTGTTAAAAGAGGAAGTCATGAGGTGTTTTGCATGGACAAAAAAACAAAATTGATTATTGGACTAATCGGCAGTCTTATTATATGTCTTTTTGGGGTGTATCGTTTAGCAATTGAAACAGCATCCACTGTTAATTCATTGCTTATTCCCATAGTATTTTCTGTTACGGGCTTTATTGGATTTGTTGGAAATTTAGTAAAGTTGAAAAAACTAAATACTGATATTTATTAAAAGTGTGTTGTTATTTTTCAACTCCTTGACAAATAGGCCATTCAGAGTGATTACTAGGCTACCATTTGTAAAGGAGTGTTTTAAATTTGACTGATGAACAAAGAAACCAAATTAGAATATTAAGGTACCAAGGTCTCGGCTATATGAAGATAGGAGAAACTCTGGGATTATCTCGTGATATTATTAGAGGGTATTGTAAAAGGCATGGACTTAATGGCCGTGCAACTGATTTAGTAAAAAATCAAGAAGAAGATGAAAAATTCAAACGAAAAATAACGAATGAATATTGCTTAAGTTGCGGTTCGAAATTAGAGCAAAAAGGAATAGGCACAAAAAAGAAATATTGTACAATCCAATGTAAACGGAAGTGGGAAAAGGATAATCCTAAAATTTATAAGCTTAGGTGTGATTATTGTAGAAAAGAATATTTATCGGAAAGAGTAAAAAAGCGGAAGTTTTGTAGTAACGATTGCTACGTTAGAAACAGGTTCTTTAAGGAAGAAGATGCAGCAGAGATTTTAGGCAAAATTATGAAGAGACAAAAGGTTGATTATGTACCTAAATGGCTAGAAGAATTACTGCTTTCATATATAAAGAATGACTGACTCTTATGGGTATCGAAGGTCTGAGAATGGGTATAAAATTAGGGATTTTCTTATAATTGTATTTGTTAAAGCAATCGCTCTAGAGATACCCTAAAAAGCTAAATTTAAATAAATGGATATTGATTTTAGGTGATGGAAAAACTATGGAACAACAATCTTTTACATGTATAAATTTACGCGAAATGGGCAACTTTAGCGAAAATGTATCAAGCGTTTATGATAACACACGTTGAGTGTGTCTCGCAACTCATGTTAATTGAAGGCTTTACCCTTATGGAAGTTGCTAACCAAGGTAATAAATCGAAATAAAACAAGCTCCACTAAAGTCAATGTTTTAGTGGAGCTTGTTCTTTTTTGGTAAACTAAGAATGGGTTCGTCTTACTCTGTTAAAAGTAGGGGGGAAAGGTTTTTTGAACGAATTACAATTATTTAGTGAACTGAATCAATTTCATAAATCTGAGCCCAACGGGCTCAAGGCTTTCAGACACTAAAAAAAGGAGTACCTCCCCAGATGTCGAAATAAGTAAGTACCACTACAAACTTATGAGACTGGAGGAAGACTCCCTATGACTATTATACGACAAGGAAGCCTGTTTGACATACAAGAATTATACGACTTAGAACCTACCCAACGTTTTGAGGCTATTTTTTCTACTATTGACATTGATCCCATCTTCGCTGTGGTAACGAAGAAATCACGTTTTGGTAGACCTGTGGAGCTTAATTATGCGGCAATGATTTACTCATTAGTTGCACGCATATCGGAACGAATTCCGTTCATTAAAGACTTGGTAAAGCGATTAAGAAACGATATGATTTTCCGACTAGACTGCGGCTTTTTGGTTTCTGATATAGTCCCTTCTGAGGCAGCTTATTCAAGAATTGTAACGATCCTCAGTGAATCTGAAGTTCTTGAAGGGGCTAAGAATACGATTCTAAATCAAGCCATTACAGAAGGGTTTATCAACGATGATACTGCAGCCCTTGATGCCTCTCATTTTGAAGCGAAGGATCAGGCTCCTCCAAAAGAGGAAAAAACAACATCTGAACCTAAGAAGCGTGGTCGCAAATCAAAGGAAGAACGTGAAAAATGGCTGGTTGAACAAGCTGAACGTGAAGTAAATCTTCCTCTTTATGAAAAGAAAATTGAAGAACAGTTGGACGTTTCTTTGTCTGAACTTCGTTCTCAAATGCCCCAGGATCCACAATGGGGTGTGAAGAAAAACAGCGAAGGAAAGAGTTTTTTTGGTATGGTTATAAAGCACATTTGTTAGTTGGCACAAAAAGTCAATATATCCTTCAATCTCTCTTTTCTTCTGGAAATTTAAATGATGGAAAAGCAGCCATTCCTTTGTTAAAAGGAATTCAAGAAAATGTTTCTTTAAAGACCCTTCGTTATACAACGATGGATGCGGGGTATGATTACGAACCAATTTATGAACAAGTTCATCGATTGGGATTACAATCCGTCATTGCTTATAATAAACGCAATGAACCCGAACCGATCGGTTTTGATAAACACTTTGCCCCAACTTGTTTTAGGGAACATTCCTATCGTTACGATAGTTATGACGCAAAATACGAGACCCTAAAATACACGCGTCCAAAAGAATGTAAGGATTGTCCGTTAGCCGATCAGGGAATATGTCAAAAAGTATATAAAGTAAAGATTACCACTGATCTTAGAAAGTACACTGCACCAGCCCGAGGTTCGAAAACTTGGAAAACAATATTTAAGCGCCGAACCGCAGTAGAACGTGTAAATGCTTATCTGAAGGAGTACTTTCAACTTAACAATGTTCGTTATCGAACTGGAAAACGTGCTAAAGTTCACTTTGATTTGGTGACATTGGTTTATAATGCTTCAAAATTGGCAGCAGATCGTATGAATGCAATGTTAAATCAACGGCAAGCTGCCTAAACTAATGGCGATGAGAAAACTATAAATATTTTAACTTTGTTGATTGGAGCAGAAGGCGGCGACTCCTGCGGGAAAAGCGTGTCCAGGTGAGACCCCGCAGGAGTGAAGCATCGAGGAGGCTCACGGACCGCCCGCGGAAAGCGTCCGCCTGGAGCGGAAATCAACAACAAAGTTCGTAGTGTTAAATTTTTAAAAATCCCAAATTTCTCTTAAGGATACTTTAATCATTTTTAAAATAGGCAATTAAGAAATTGATTCAATTACATTAAAAAAAGGAAATTATAATTGAAACGGACGCTTGTTTAAATATGAAAGTTGAACCATAGTAATCTAGTTGCCTTTTGTTAGAGGTAAGTTGAAAAACAGGGAATTTTGCAAATAATAGAGTGGGTGATATAATAGAATAGTCTGCTATTAATATGCTAGCAGTAGACAATGTTTGAAACTGTCGAGCAGTAACTCACGGAGCAAACTGAGTAAATTAAGAATCACGCAAATCTTCATAAGCTCACCTTCCTGAATACTGACTTCACAATCAATAACATTGTAACAGAATAGTTGAATCGCTCTGGTGTGCTGCATGTGAAAAATGGTCAATATTGTAGTACTATGACTTAGCGTTGCAGAAGGAACAATTGTCAGAAACCAGATCTGCAGTTCCTTCCGCTCCTAAAAAGGGGTATAGATATGCTTGATTCCAATAAATACAGAACTAAACGATATCTACATTTTGATCATAAAGTAAAAATTGAAAAGGTGGAAAGCTATGTAACGAATTCGAGAAGGATTGCTATGCATAGCTTTTTACCATTTATTCACTATGTTTCTTCCTTTAATAAAAATATTGGGGAGAAGAATCCTAATATGAATAACCGCCCGATTAAATCAAAAAATCGTGACATTATGTATGCGGGCCACCTTGATAACTTCATTTATAAATATTATGCGGATGAAAAATTGAATAAAAAATATAATCAGTACATATCAGATGATAAATGTATGTCAAGAAATATTGACGAATGCGTGACGGCATATCGTAGTAATAAAAGGGGCAAGTCGAACATTGATTTCGCCGCTGAAATTATAAATGATATTGTCAGTTTAAAAGAAGCGTATATTCTAGTGGGCGATTTTACAAAGTTCTTCGATCAAATTGACCATAAACTGCTAAAGGAAAACCTGATGAAAGTATTAGAAGTCGAAAAACTGAGCAATGATTGGTTCAATGTGTATAAATCAATTACCAAATTCGGTTATTACGAGAAGTCATTGTTAATAGAAAGGTTTGGCACTGATAAACAAATTAGGCGTTCTGGTAAGAAAAGTTATTTTGATGGATTGAAGGAATTTAGAGAATTTCAGCGACAATATCCTACTAAGAAAAACAGGAATAATGATAAAAGAAAAAGTCACGAAGGTATTCCTCAAGGAACAGCAATTAGTGCGGTTTTTGCAAATGTGTATGCCCTGAAGTTTGATTTGGACATGAAGAAGTTAGCTGACCAGTATTCAGGGTTATATCGTAGATATTCAGATGATTTTATTTTGGTTCTTCCAAAGCAACAACAACAGACACTCTTAGATGAGGAGTTTCGGAATATAGAAATCGAAGTAAGGAGGTTAGCTGCTGAAAATAAAATTGAAATCCATGAAGATAAAACAGGACTATATGTATATAGTGATTTACGCATCATAGAATTGAAGGGTAGAAAAGTAAGTCATATAGACTACTTAGGTTTTGTCTTTGATGGTAAGACAGTAAGGATGAGGGGGAAAAGTCCTTATAAGTTTTATCGTAAAGCATACCAAATTATAGATAAGGCGAAAAGTGTGAAAGGTAAGAAAGACTTGAGGAAACTACCTTATAGAAGGAAGATCTATGGTTTATATACGGATCTAGGTATCCATGAAGGAGAATACGGTAATTTTATTTCTTATGCGAAAAGAGCGCAAGATAAATTTGATAAAATATCCCCTAATACGGAAAATATGATGATGAAACAAATAAAAAACAGAAAGAAAAGGATTGAAGCTAGGTTAGGGGTTAAGATTTATACAAAAATATAAACTAGACTTGGTAAGGATAAG from Robertmurraya sp. FSL R5-0851 includes the following:
- a CDS encoding IS4 family transposase, encoding MDKITRKTSFGQWFSPINIQLFEEQVKTMKLDYYTKKLTTESFLKLLLFAQLEEIESLHALGDCLFDDQLQKGIDLDSISISQLSRRLNGMNPDLFQRLFLDLVVQIHAKTHYTKLVMPLKIIDSSTLPLNLTNHKWAKFRKTKAGVKLHLRLVFMEKGASYPEKAVITTANEHDRGQLEIMVDDKECMYVFDRGYLDYERFDRMTDDGYFFLSRLRKNAVIREVYDFKLPEDSAVLSDQMVLIGTTQNRAENYFRLLKVLDSKGNELHLITNRFDLNAEEISEMYKSRWAIELFFKWIKQHLSIKKFYGQSEWAIQNQVFIALIVFCLHVLVQLETNSKRKTLKISRYLRAALWKPAHIWLRKIEGKAIP
- a CDS encoding YcdB/YcdC domain-containing protein is translated as MHKYLQLIVRENEDEVDDTRKNEAFSFRIHNGNGIPVQLEIVIVAVNRETGQIDHYSGPSFDMEQLSQIPTEPAISKKEARKIFFSHLDFELAWNKDYDEETESHILVYQACDRFTRTPIRYIDAMTGAVITAKDK
- a CDS encoding RNA polymerase subunit sigma-24 encodes the protein MTDEQRNQIRILRYQGLGYMKIGETLGLSRDIIRGYCKRHGLNGRATDLVKNQEEDEKFKRKITNEYCLSCGSKLEQKGIGTKKKYCTIQCKRKWEKDNPKIYKLRCDYCRKEYLSERVKKRKFCSNDCYVRNRFFKEEDAAEILGKIMKRQKVDYVPKWLEELLLSYIKND
- a CDS encoding reverse transcriptase domain-containing protein, whose protein sequence is MHSFLPFIHYVSSFNKNIGEKNPNMNNRPIKSKNRDIMYAGHLDNFIYKYYADEKLNKKYNQYISDDKCMSRNIDECVTAYRSNKRGKSNIDFAAEIINDIVSLKEAYILVGDFTKFFDQIDHKLLKENLMKVLEVEKLSNDWFNVYKSITKFGYYEKSLLIERFGTDKQIRRSGKKSYFDGLKEFREFQRQYPTKKNRNNDKRKSHEGIPQGTAISAVFANVYALKFDLDMKKLADQYSGLYRRYSDDFILVLPKQQQQTLLDEEFRNIEIEVRRLAAENKIEIHEDKTGLYVYSDLRIIELKGRKVSHIDYLGFVFDGKTVRMRGKSPYKFYRKAYQIIDKAKSVKGKKDLRKLPYRRKIYGLYTDLGIHEGEYGNFISYAKRAQDKFDKISPNTENMMMKQIKNRKKRIEARLGVKIYTKI